From Sulfuracidifex tepidarius, one genomic window encodes:
- the glyS gene encoding glycine--tRNA ligase gives MSDVYNKAVELAKRRGIFWPSYEIYGGIAGLYDIGPVGTIIKNKIVKLWRKHFIGSTAGMVVEVETPMITPEKVFEASGHLKNFTDPVVQCNKCHKVYRADHLVEEILHKSFESFTADQLNSVIKENGIKCPSCSGDLGDVRYFNLLFETTIGPYTGERGFLRPETAQGMFTAFKRVYESYRQRLPVGIAQIGRVARNEISPRQGLVRMREFSIMEVEFFMDPKDESVPLEGIENVKVNVLKAQTKEQGRQDLDSFTIRELVDEKIVIHPWMAYWMARASQFVSDLGINEFYFEEKLPQERAHYSKQTFDQIAIVGGEKVEISGHAYRGDYDLSGHSRVSGQDLSVFKKYDKPMVVKKKSVIVNRQKISSLPEAKDIMKRISNATVEEVEEMLKKNVTVGSVPISSVVSIIEREEKVSGEKFFPHVVEPSFGVERSLYLVVVNSYRERKDRVILSLPKDLAPYDVAVFPLLEKGEIVNKAKDIYLNLSKRFDVLYDEGGSIGKRYARADEIGVPFDITVDPQSIDDSTVTIRDRDSWDQVRVKMDSLVDSLEKLFNGIELSTLGEKASSNE, from the coding sequence GTGAGTGACGTATACAATAAAGCGGTAGAACTTGCAAAAAGGCGAGGAATTTTCTGGCCCTCTTATGAGATATATGGGGGTATAGCAGGGCTTTACGACATAGGTCCTGTCGGTACAATAATAAAGAACAAGATAGTTAAGCTATGGAGGAAGCACTTCATAGGCTCTACTGCGGGAATGGTAGTCGAAGTTGAAACTCCTATGATCACTCCAGAGAAGGTATTTGAGGCTAGCGGACACCTGAAGAACTTCACTGATCCAGTAGTTCAATGCAATAAGTGTCACAAAGTTTACCGTGCAGATCACCTAGTTGAGGAGATACTACACAAGAGCTTTGAGTCTTTCACTGCAGACCAACTCAATTCGGTAATTAAGGAAAACGGGATCAAATGTCCCAGTTGTAGTGGAGATCTCGGAGACGTGAGGTACTTCAACCTCCTGTTCGAGACTACTATAGGTCCATACACAGGAGAAAGGGGCTTCTTGAGACCTGAGACGGCCCAAGGAATGTTCACAGCCTTCAAGAGAGTATATGAAAGTTACAGACAGAGGTTACCCGTAGGGATAGCGCAAATAGGACGGGTCGCTAGGAACGAAATATCACCGAGGCAAGGTCTCGTGAGAATGAGGGAATTCTCCATCATGGAAGTAGAGTTCTTTATGGACCCTAAAGACGAGAGCGTACCATTAGAAGGCATAGAGAACGTTAAGGTAAACGTACTGAAAGCTCAAACCAAGGAGCAGGGAAGACAAGATCTGGACTCCTTCACGATAAGGGAACTTGTGGACGAGAAGATAGTAATTCACCCTTGGATGGCATATTGGATGGCCAGAGCGTCCCAATTCGTGAGTGATCTAGGTATAAACGAGTTCTACTTTGAAGAGAAATTACCTCAAGAAAGAGCTCACTATTCGAAGCAAACTTTCGATCAGATAGCTATAGTAGGAGGTGAGAAGGTGGAGATATCGGGTCATGCTTACAGGGGAGACTACGACCTTTCTGGTCATTCAAGGGTAAGCGGACAGGATCTTTCCGTGTTCAAGAAATATGATAAGCCAATGGTTGTGAAGAAGAAGAGCGTCATAGTGAACAGACAGAAGATTTCTTCCTTGCCTGAGGCAAAAGATATCATGAAGAGGATAAGCAACGCTACAGTGGAAGAGGTAGAGGAGATGCTCAAGAAGAACGTAACAGTTGGGTCGGTACCCATTTCATCGGTAGTCTCCATAATAGAAAGAGAGGAGAAAGTTAGCGGGGAGAAGTTCTTCCCTCATGTGGTGGAACCCTCATTTGGAGTCGAGAGATCCCTTTATCTAGTCGTGGTCAATTCCTACAGGGAAAGGAAGGATAGGGTGATACTGTCATTACCTAAAGACCTCGCTCCGTACGACGTAGCTGTCTTTCCCCTCCTAGAGAAAGGAGAGATAGTGAACAAGGCAAAGGACATATACCTTAACCTTTCCAAGAGATTCGATGTACTTTACGACGAGGGTGGAAGCATAGGTAAGAGATATGCTAGGGCAGACGAGATAGGGGTTCCCTTCGACATCACAGTGGACCCTCAATCAATAGATGACTCAACAGTCACGATACGTGACAGGGACTCCTGGGATCAAGTCAGAGTTAAAATGGACTCCTTGGTCGACTCTTTAGAAAAGCTATTTAACGGAATAGAGCTAAGTACGTTAGGGGAAAAGGCGAGTAGTAATGAGTGA
- the speB gene encoding agmatinase, which produces MSDSRLLYLNENARKFAGFEKRDSRFVILGLPMDITSSYRPGSRFAPSYIREATQYIEFFSLRSNVDMGEIGFYDAGDVIMHPSSVEENIKRISEVVSYYQSQGRITVSIGGEHTVTAGIMKGVVKEKRSGICVLSFDAHLDLRDDYMGYKYDHACVMRRVSEMGVKIIEVANRAVSREEIEYANKEGIPFITSKEVKLLGYREVAKKVSKSLEECSAIYISYDMDGIDPSFAPGVATPEPEGIDPTTVMDIMSLVVDDRVVGYDVVEVSPPFDPSGITSVLGSKLILETAAAIVKASKK; this is translated from the coding sequence ATGAGCGATTCTAGGCTTCTTTACCTAAATGAGAACGCTAGAAAGTTTGCCGGGTTCGAGAAGAGAGACTCTAGGTTTGTGATCCTTGGACTACCAATGGACATCACAAGTAGCTATAGACCTGGAAGTAGATTCGCCCCGTCTTATATAAGGGAAGCTACCCAATACATAGAGTTCTTCTCGCTCAGGTCTAACGTCGACATGGGAGAAATAGGATTTTACGATGCGGGAGACGTGATAATGCATCCGTCCTCTGTGGAAGAGAACATAAAGAGGATCTCGGAAGTCGTAAGTTACTATCAATCGCAGGGTAGAATCACTGTTTCGATCGGAGGAGAACACACGGTAACTGCAGGGATAATGAAGGGCGTTGTCAAGGAAAAGAGGAGCGGGATTTGCGTACTGAGCTTCGACGCTCATCTGGACTTGAGAGACGATTACATGGGATATAAATACGATCACGCCTGCGTAATGAGGAGAGTATCCGAAATGGGAGTGAAGATTATTGAAGTTGCAAATAGAGCAGTAAGTAGGGAAGAAATTGAATATGCTAACAAAGAAGGCATACCTTTCATAACCTCCAAAGAGGTCAAATTGCTAGGTTATAGGGAGGTAGCAAAGAAGGTAAGCAAGTCCCTCGAGGAATGCTCTGCTATATACATCTCATACGACATGGATGGAATAGATCCGAGCTTTGCCCCTGGAGTCGCAACACCTGAGCCTGAAGGAATAGATCCTACAACTGTAATGGACATAATGTCACTAGTGGTAGACGATAGGGTAGTAGGATATGACGTTGTAGAAGTTTCACCTCCTTTCGATCCATCTGGAATAACATCTGTACTTGGATCAAAACTCATACTAGAGACTGCAGCAGCGATAGTTAAGGCTTCTAAAAAATGA
- a CDS encoding DNA-directed RNA polymerase subunit P, with amino-acid sequence MATYRCGKCWKTFGDDQLKVLPGIRCPYCGYKIIYMVRKSGIKTVKAI; translated from the coding sequence ATGGCAACTTATAGATGTGGGAAGTGTTGGAAGACCTTTGGTGACGACCAGCTTAAAGTCCTGCCTGGTATCAGGTGCCCTTACTGTGGTTACAAGATAATTTACATGGTAAGAAAGTCTGGCATAAAAACTGTGAAGGCAATCTAG
- a CDS encoding translation initiation factor, whose translation MADNLCGGLPADICEQLNKEEQFIKIKLEKRRYGKEVTIIEGLADSEDELRKKASELKSKLAAGGTVKDGKIIIQGDHRDKAREILIKMGYPESNILTIE comes from the coding sequence ATGGCAGATAATCTGTGCGGAGGTTTACCCGCAGATATATGTGAACAACTAAATAAAGAAGAACAATTTATAAAAATTAAATTAGAGAAAAGAAGGTATGGAAAAGAAGTTACTATAATAGAAGGTCTAGCTGATTCTGAAGACGAACTTAGAAAGAAAGCATCCGAGCTTAAATCTAAGTTGGCTGCTGGAGGAACAGTTAAAGACGGAAAGATAATAATTCAAGGGGATCACAGGGATAAGGCAAGAGAGATTCTAATAAAAATGGGGTATCCTGAATCTAATATTCTAACGATAGAGTAG